One genomic region from Tripterygium wilfordii isolate XIE 37 chromosome 20, ASM1340144v1, whole genome shotgun sequence encodes:
- the LOC119987575 gene encoding general transcription and DNA repair factor IIH helicase subunit XPB1 isoform X5 has translation MIDFIHASTANYGKVKLVLKKNHYFIESPFPEVLKKLLCDEVISRAWIASEGSRGSDGFTISKAAGEIGTSDELLNEAELAAAAEEKETHSFEIDPSQVENVKQRCLPNALNYPMLEEYDFRNDTVNPDLHMELKPEAQPRPYQEKSLSKMFGNGRARSGIIVLPCGAGKSLVGVSAASRIKKSCLCLATNAVSVDQWAFQFKLWSTIKDEHICRFTSDSKERFHGNAGVVVTTYNMVAFGGKRSEESEKIIEEIRNREWGLLLMDEVHVVPAHMFRKVISITKSHCKLGLTATLVREDERITDLNFLIGPKLYEANLLDLVKGGFIANVQCAEVWCPMTKEFFAEYLKKENSKKKQALYVMNPNKFRACEFLIRFHEQQRGDKIIVFADNLFALTEYAMKLRKPMIYGATSHVERTKILQAFKTSRDVNTVFLSKVGDNSIDIPEANVIIQISSHAGSRRQEAQRLGRILRAKGKLQDRMAGGKEEYNAFFYSLVSTDTQEMYYSTKRQQFLIDQGYSFKVITSLPPPDSGADLSYHRLDDQLALLSKVLSAGDEAVGLEQLEEDADDIALHKARLSLASMSAMSGANGMVYMEYSTGQKKLAGQGHLKSKPKDPSKRHYLFKKRYA, from the exons ATGATTGATTTCATTCATGCTTCAACCGCTAATTACGGCAAAGTAAAGCTTGTGCTCAAGAAAAATCACTACTTTATTGAGTCCCCATTTCCAGAG GTATTGAAGAAGTTGTTGTGTGATGAAGTTATATCTCGAGCATGGATTGCTTCTGAG GGTTCTCGTGGAAGTGATGGCTTTACAATCAGCAAAGCTGCAGGCGAAATTGGAACTAGTGATGAGTTGCTAAATGAAGCAGAATTAGCAGCTGCAGCTGAAGAAAAGGAAACCCACTCATTTGAAATCGACCCATCTCAG GTTGAGAATGTAAAGCAAAGGTGCTTGCCCAATGCTTTGAATTATCCAATGCTGGAGGAATACGACTTCAGAAATGATACG GTCAACCCTGATCTTCACATGGAGCTGAAGCCTGAAGCCCAGCCAAGACCATATCAGGAAAAGAGCCTAAGTAAAATGTTTGGAAATG GGAGAGCAAGATCTGGTATTATTGTATTGCCATGTGGTGCTGGGAAGTCGTTAGTTGGTGTTTCCGCAGCGAGCAGAATAAAGAAAAGTTGCCTTTGTTTAGCAACAAATGCTGTTTCAGTTGATCAGTGGGCATTTCAGTTTAAGCTGTGGTCAACCATCAAAGATGAACATATTTGTCGTTTCACATCTGACAGCAAGGAAAGATTCCATGGCAATGCTGGTGTCGTCGTGACAACCTATAACATGGTTGCTTTCGGTGGAAAACGGTCCGAAGAATCTGAAAAGATTATTGAGGAAATAAGAAATAGAGAATGGGGACTGCTTCTGATGGATGAA GTGCATGTGGTTCCTGCTCACATGTTTCGAAAAGTCATCAGCATCACTAAATCTCACTGCAAACTTGGGCTCACTG CAACACTTGTTAGAGAGGATGAAAGGATTACAGATTTGAACTTCCTTATTGGTCCCAAATTGTATGAAGCAAATTTGTTGGATCTAGTCAAAGGAGGGTTTATTGCAAATGTGCAGTGTGCTGAAGTATGGTGTCCCATGACAAAAGAGTTTTTTGCTGAATAtctgaagaaagaaaattccaaGAAGAAGCAG gcACTTTATGTTATGAACCCTAACAAGTTCAGAGCTTGTGAATTTCTCATACGATTCCATGAGCAGCAGCGTGGTGATAAGATAATCGTGTTTGCAGACAATCTTTTTGCACTTACAGAGTATGCAATGAAACTTCGAAAGCCTATGATCTATGGTGCAACCAG CCATGTTGAGAGGACAAAAATTCTCCAGGCCTTCAAGACTAGTCGGGATGTTAACACTGTCTTCCTATCAAAG GTGGGTGATAATTCAATAGATATTCCAGAGGCAAATGTGATAATTCAGATTTCATCTCATGCTGGTTCAAGACGTCAAGAAGCTCAACGATTGGGTCGTATTCTTAGGGCAAAG GGTAAACTACAAGATAGGATGGCAGGAGGGAAAGAGGAGTATAATGCATTTTTCTATTCCCTTGTTTCAACAGATACACAG GAGATGTACTACTCAACAAAAAGACAGCAGTTTCTGATTGATCAAGGTTACAGTTTTAAG GTGATAACAAGCTTACCTCCACCTGATTCAGGAGCTGACTTGAGTTACCATCGTCTTGATGACCAATTGGCACTTCTCAGCAAG GTTTTGAGTGCTGGTGATGAAGCAGTTGGTCTGGAGCAGTTAGAAGAAGATGCAGATGATATTGCCCTCCACAAAGCCCGTCTCTCCTTGGCATCCATGAGTGCAATGTCCGGCGCAAATGGGATGGTTTACATGGAATACAG CACTGGACAGAAGAAGCTTGCTGGGCAGGGCCATTTGAAAAGTAAGCCTAAGGATCCATCCAAGCGGCATTATTTGTTCAAAAAACGTTATGCCTGA